The following are from one region of the Cloacibacterium sp. TD35 genome:
- a CDS encoding AAA family ATPase: MPQKITELAQELGVTTESLKNFIEDFDLDLSECLFPNLEVKDDFAKFARENVKFLQKYEKDLVEEKSSTQIASEIQQPVEKVEAIIKKNKPNLFENGLYKSSVSSFGIDNKLGGNYSFVYDYFGHLTSLTQRDFIGYRDLYFYITEMLNPFIDETQTKDWGIQKPAGIILYGPQGSGKIFWARKIAEIINYEFKEVMNSYLRTSFINGKRSDFNDFLTAMMKEDKVLLFLENFHEIAQEKPIDYSIFSENKSTKDIILHSIHKFVNEELLMVVAATNLTGIDNEVFAPGRFDIKIPIFPPNEDERAQMIMQYITLNLSEDAILMKILKHNGADKKPYWSEYAKRMNLFSNTMMIDFTQSVKKRLRNVYLRKKTHECKIEKSILEASFIECASKLTDEYLNEVQQFIREVSANDYDVFAARIEAMKKEFQAYIIKEKPQRKIGFNVEED, from the coding sequence ATGCCGCAAAAAATCACAGAATTAGCTCAAGAATTGGGAGTTACCACAGAATCTCTTAAAAACTTCATCGAAGATTTTGATTTAGACCTTTCAGAATGTCTTTTTCCAAACCTTGAAGTAAAGGATGATTTTGCCAAATTCGCTAGAGAAAACGTTAAGTTTTTGCAGAAATACGAAAAAGACTTAGTAGAGGAAAAATCTTCTACTCAAATTGCTTCAGAAATCCAACAGCCCGTAGAAAAAGTAGAGGCAATTATCAAAAAAAATAAACCTAATTTATTCGAAAACGGCTTGTATAAATCCTCGGTTTCTAGTTTCGGCATAGATAATAAACTCGGCGGAAATTACAGTTTCGTTTATGATTATTTTGGGCATTTAACCTCATTAACTCAGCGAGATTTCATCGGCTATAGAGATTTATATTTCTACATTACAGAAATGCTGAATCCTTTTATAGATGAGACCCAGACGAAAGATTGGGGCATCCAAAAACCTGCTGGAATTATTTTATACGGCCCACAAGGAAGTGGAAAAATTTTCTGGGCAAGAAAAATTGCTGAAATCATCAATTATGAGTTCAAAGAAGTGATGAATTCTTATTTGAGAACCAGTTTTATCAACGGAAAAAGAAGTGATTTTAATGATTTTTTAACTGCAATGATGAAGGAAGATAAAGTATTGCTATTTTTAGAAAACTTCCACGAAATTGCTCAAGAAAAACCAATTGACTACAGCATTTTTTCAGAAAACAAATCTACCAAAGATATTATTCTCCATTCGATTCATAAATTTGTGAACGAAGAGTTATTGATGGTGGTAGCTGCTACAAATTTGACTGGAATAGACAATGAGGTTTTTGCACCAGGAAGATTCGACATAAAAATTCCGATTTTCCCACCCAATGAAGATGAAAGAGCACAGATGATTATGCAATACATCACGCTTAACTTATCTGAAGACGCTATTCTGATGAAAATATTAAAACACAATGGTGCGGACAAAAAACCATATTGGAGTGAATATGCAAAACGCATGAATCTCTTCAGTAATACCATGATGATTGATTTCACCCAAAGTGTAAAAAAACGTCTTAGAAATGTGTATTTGCGCAAAAAAACACACGAATGCAAAATTGAAAAATCAATTCTAGAAGCCAGTTTCATAGAGTGTGCCAGTAAATTGACTGATGAATATTTAAACGAAGTTCAGCAGTTCATCAGAGAAGTTTCTGCCAATGATTATGATGTTTTTGCAGCGAGAATTGAAGCCATGAAGAAAGAATTTCAAGCTTATATTATTAAAGAAAAACCACAAAGAAAAATAGGTTTTAACGTAGAAGAAGATTAA
- a CDS encoding DUF1599 domain-containing protein: MQNTAQQFSEVINQCRDLFSKKLQDYGAAWRVLRPSSITDQIYIKVNRIRTLQMTDVKMVDEHEENEFIAIVNYSIIGLIQLEKGFSENLDEDRTEILKLYDDYAQKAKDLMLRKNHDYGEAWREMRISSITDLIYQKVLRTKQIEDNQGKTVASEGIDANYYDMLNYAAFCLIKFSETNS, from the coding sequence ATGCAAAATACAGCTCAACAATTTAGCGAAGTTATCAATCAATGTCGTGATTTATTTTCTAAAAAATTACAAGATTACGGTGCAGCTTGGCGTGTTCTGAGACCGAGTTCTATTACTGACCAAATTTATATAAAAGTCAATAGAATCCGTACTTTACAGATGACTGACGTAAAAATGGTAGATGAACACGAAGAAAATGAATTTATAGCGATTGTGAACTACTCTATCATTGGTTTAATTCAGTTGGAAAAAGGTTTTTCTGAAAATTTAGACGAAGACAGAACCGAAATTCTGAAATTATATGATGATTACGCTCAAAAAGCAAAAGATTTAATGCTTCGTAAAAACCACGATTATGGTGAAGCTTGGCGCGAAATGAGAATTTCATCCATCACCGATTTAATTTATCAAAAAGTTCTTCGCACGAAACAAATTGAAGACAATCAGGGAAAAACGGTTGCATCCGAAGGAATTGACGCTAATTATTATGATATGCTGAATTACGCAGCGTTTTGTTTGATTAAGTTTTCGGAAACTAATTCCTAA
- a CDS encoding RDD family protein — protein MFTELIKKRIFAYLIDGVVISTPLYIVGIIYWDYILTAHPSQLSKLTLYLQFIPFFLYFFISEMFFDKTLGKKLMKLKVIQTENKNKFTTIFIRTISRLIPLDLATFLIFENELLHDKISKTKVVENI, from the coding sequence ATGTTTACAGAATTAATCAAAAAAAGAATCTTTGCTTACTTAATTGACGGTGTGGTCATTTCTACTCCGCTTTATATTGTAGGAATTATTTATTGGGATTATATTTTGACGGCTCATCCAAGTCAATTGTCTAAGTTAACTTTATATTTACAATTTATTCCTTTCTTTTTATATTTTTTTATTTCAGAGATGTTTTTTGATAAAACATTGGGCAAAAAATTAATGAAATTAAAGGTCATTCAAACAGAGAACAAAAATAAATTCACAACTATTTTCATTAGAACAATATCACGATTAATTCCTCTAGATTTAGCAACTTTTTTAATTTTTGAAAACGAACTTTTACATGATAAAATTTCAAAAACAAAAGTTGTAGAAAATATTTAA
- a CDS encoding N-acetylmuramoyl-L-alanine amidase: MRNSLYFIGLASLIISCGSQKEIAKPNHLPQPTNTTIPKPPKSEIKHDVHGDYFTVNIADPAKNDNTISYGSLVGAKPEGYKVTRNHFPAIAQNFRQKYVILHYTALDHDKSVRVLTTQAVSSHYLVNDSTDIEIYQLVDENKRSYHAGISSWRKDATLNDTSIGIEIVNEGFKVVDGKRVFVPFPEHQVKKVAALVQDVVTRYQIPPTNVLAHSDIAPTRKQDPGPLFPWKKLYDEYGIGMWYDDTVVQSIQSQMLPEDFNTKINDMAFVMKVQIALKQFGYGITETGVWDDATKKTIEAFQYHFRPQNYDGVIDMETWAILQALIQKYPNK; this comes from the coding sequence ATGCGTAATTCATTATATTTCATAGGTTTAGCATCTTTAATTATTTCTTGCGGATCGCAAAAAGAAATTGCAAAACCTAATCATTTACCTCAACCAACTAATACCACGATACCAAAACCTCCCAAATCAGAGATAAAACATGATGTGCATGGTGATTATTTTACAGTAAATATAGCTGATCCTGCTAAAAATGATAATACCATCAGCTATGGATCTTTGGTAGGTGCAAAACCAGAAGGTTATAAAGTGACCAGAAATCATTTTCCTGCCATTGCACAAAATTTTAGGCAGAAATATGTGATTTTACATTACACAGCTTTGGATCATGATAAATCTGTGAGGGTTTTAACCACTCAAGCCGTAAGTTCTCACTATTTGGTAAATGATTCTACCGATATAGAAATTTATCAGTTGGTAGACGAAAACAAAAGGTCTTATCACGCAGGAATCAGTTCATGGAGAAAAGATGCAACGCTTAATGATACTTCTATCGGTATAGAAATCGTGAATGAAGGTTTTAAAGTAGTAGACGGGAAAAGAGTTTTCGTTCCGTTTCCAGAGCATCAAGTGAAAAAAGTGGCAGCTTTGGTACAAGATGTTGTGACGCGTTATCAAATTCCACCTACGAATGTTTTAGCACATTCTGATATTGCACCAACTCGTAAACAAGACCCAGGTCCATTATTTCCTTGGAAAAAATTATATGACGAATACGGAATAGGAATGTGGTATGATGATACCGTTGTGCAGAGCATTCAGTCTCAGATGCTTCCAGAAGATTTTAATACTAAAATCAATGACATGGCTTTTGTGATGAAAGTACAGATTGCCCTAAAACAATTTGGCTATGGAATTACAGAAACAGGAGTTTGGGATGATGCTACGAAGAAAACTATTGAGGCCTTCCAATATCATTTTAGACCACAAAATTATGACGGTGTAATAGATATGGAAACATGGGCGATTTTACAGGCTCTCATTCAGAAATATCCGAATAAATAA
- a CDS encoding THUMP domain-containing class I SAM-dependent RNA methyltransferase — MDTENLKIQIKTFFGLEEVLAEEIKKLGGRKVEIKNRAVNCEGDLGFLYKINYSARTAVKILVPIATFKAWNENKFYDKVFDFPWETVMSVDQSFAIDSTVYSETFTHSQFVALKMKDAICDYFVMKERRRPNVDPKNPDIKFHLHIDRELVTISLDSSGDPLFKRSYRKEQGEAPINEVLASGMLQLAGWDGKGNFLDPMCGSGTLLIEAAMLAMDLPAQIFRKKFAFQNWKNYDAELFAKIKEFRINRIKEFTGKIVGYDIDARMLNAARINIEAAEMEDVIEVKKQNFFESEKDMFPLLMVFNPPYDERIAINQPDFYKKIGDTFKQKYPNTLAWMISSDLEGVKNVGLRPSRKINLFNGKLECRFLQYEMYEGTKKIHKLEK; from the coding sequence ATGGATACAGAAAATTTAAAAATTCAGATAAAAACATTTTTTGGTTTAGAAGAAGTTCTTGCCGAAGAAATTAAAAAGTTAGGCGGAAGAAAAGTAGAGATTAAAAACCGCGCTGTAAACTGCGAAGGCGACCTTGGTTTTCTATACAAAATCAATTATTCTGCCAGAACAGCGGTTAAAATTTTGGTTCCTATTGCGACTTTTAAAGCATGGAACGAAAATAAATTTTATGACAAAGTTTTCGATTTTCCTTGGGAAACCGTGATGAGTGTAGACCAAAGTTTTGCCATAGATTCTACGGTTTATTCTGAAACGTTCACACATTCACAATTTGTCGCCTTGAAAATGAAAGATGCAATTTGTGATTATTTCGTGATGAAAGAAAGACGCAGACCAAATGTAGACCCGAAAAATCCTGATATTAAATTCCACCTTCATATTGACAGAGAATTGGTAACAATTTCTTTAGATTCTTCTGGAGACCCTTTATTTAAACGTAGTTACCGAAAAGAACAAGGTGAAGCGCCGATTAATGAAGTTCTCGCTTCGGGAATGTTGCAACTGGCAGGCTGGGACGGAAAAGGCAATTTTCTTGACCCTATGTGCGGAAGTGGAACGCTTTTAATCGAAGCAGCTATGCTAGCGATGGATTTACCTGCGCAGATTTTCAGAAAGAAATTTGCATTCCAAAATTGGAAAAACTATGACGCTGAGTTGTTTGCAAAAATTAAAGAATTCAGAATTAATAGGATTAAAGAATTTACGGGGAAAATTGTAGGTTACGACATTGATGCAAGAATGCTGAATGCTGCTAGAATCAACATAGAAGCGGCAGAAATGGAAGATGTAATCGAGGTAAAAAAACAGAATTTCTTTGAATCTGAAAAAGATATGTTTCCGTTGTTAATGGTTTTCAATCCGCCTTATGATGAGAGAATTGCGATTAACCAACCCGATTTTTACAAGAAAATTGGCGATACTTTTAAACAAAAATACCCGAATACATTGGCTTGGATGATTTCATCAGATTTAGAAGGCGTGAAAAATGTAGGTTTAAGACCTTCTAGAAAAATAAATTTGTTCAACGGAAAATTAGAATGCCGTTTCTTGCAATACGAAATGTATGAAGGAACGAAGAAGATTCATAAACTGGAGAAATAA
- a CDS encoding glycosyltransferase has translation MKNLVIIGKVFPEPNSTAAGSRMIQLMDLFLTQNYQITFLSTATISENSFDLSSKNIQFQNISLNDSSFDELIKNLNPDIVVFDRFTTEEQFGWKVSEQVPNAVKILDTEDLHFLRNAREKAFRQNKFLENSDLINDVFKREIASILRCDLSLIISEFEMNLLIEKFKMDENILFYLPLFGEVKNPETSFSERKNFVSIGNFLHEPNWQTVLQLKKIWKDIKKQLPEAEIHIYGAYASEKVFQLHNEKEGFIIKGRAESVETVFNTAKVLLAPIPFGAGIKGKLLESMQFGLPNVTSAVGAEAMHGNLDWNGFITDDENEFIEKAVLLYQDENLWQKSQENGFNIIENRFKKELFEPNFIHKIQEISENLESYRNQNILGQILQHHTLQSTKYLSKWIEEKNKK, from the coding sequence ATGAAAAATTTGGTAATTATTGGCAAAGTTTTCCCAGAACCTAATTCTACAGCTGCTGGTTCTAGAATGATTCAATTGATGGATTTATTCTTAACTCAAAATTATCAAATTACATTTCTTTCCACCGCTACTATTTCAGAAAATAGCTTTGACTTAAGCTCTAAAAACATTCAGTTTCAGAACATTTCACTCAATGACAGCAGTTTTGATGAACTCATCAAAAATCTAAACCCAGATATAGTTGTTTTTGACAGATTCACCACTGAAGAACAATTCGGGTGGAAAGTTTCAGAGCAAGTTCCGAATGCCGTTAAAATTCTCGACACCGAGGATTTACATTTCCTAAGAAACGCCAGAGAAAAAGCTTTTAGACAAAATAAATTTTTAGAAAATTCAGATTTAATCAATGACGTTTTCAAACGTGAAATAGCTTCCATTTTAAGATGCGACTTATCCCTCATTATTTCTGAATTCGAAATGAATTTACTCATTGAAAAGTTTAAAATGGACGAGAATATTCTCTTTTATCTTCCACTTTTTGGAGAGGTTAAAAACCCTGAAACTTCTTTTTCCGAAAGAAAAAACTTTGTCAGCATCGGTAATTTTTTACACGAACCGAATTGGCAAACCGTTCTCCAACTGAAGAAAATTTGGAAAGACATCAAAAAACAACTTCCAGAAGCCGAAATTCACATTTATGGTGCTTACGCAAGTGAAAAAGTCTTTCAATTGCACAACGAAAAAGAAGGTTTCATTATCAAAGGAAGAGCCGAAAGCGTAGAAACTGTTTTTAACACTGCTAAAGTTTTACTTGCACCCATTCCTTTTGGAGCTGGAATTAAAGGTAAATTGCTCGAAAGTATGCAATTTGGATTACCCAATGTTACTTCCGCAGTTGGTGCAGAAGCGATGCATGGAAACCTTGACTGGAATGGATTTATTACAGATGATGAAAACGAATTCATAGAAAAAGCAGTTCTACTCTATCAAGATGAAAATCTTTGGCAAAAATCCCAAGAAAATGGCTTCAACATTATAGAAAACAGATTCAAAAAAGAACTTTTTGAGCCCAATTTCATTCATAAAATTCAAGAAATTTCTGAGAATTTAGAATCATATAGAAACCAAAATATCTTAGGTCAAATTCTACAACATCACACGTTACAAAGCACTAAGTACCTGAGTAAGTGGATTGAAGAAAAGAACAAAAAATAA
- a CDS encoding BT_3928 family protein has protein sequence MKRILRYIIAVIFIASGFVKAIDVKGFSFKLEEYFSPDVFNLTFLQNFTLEIAIFVVTLELILGLMLLLKMKLKCTLISLIALCVFFAFLTFYSAYYNKVTDCGCFGDAIKFTPWQSFWKDMALLFGLIILWFLNKKSDTLNNEKGFLKMPFLGIGILISAYVIYYGIVHEPLIDFRDYKFGTDLNVEKQKISANPSEYKTSYTLKNAKTSEEKVVGQDDFINQKEYWEEGTPWQIQKGKEVSVLVKQGYQSSIDKFKLEDENGNDITDQIIRSPKVYLIFSYKPKEISYGAHPSEEIQEKLELVAGKSPIYEISTEKSDLLGFQHLTMDGTAIKTIARSNPFVLVLENGKIVEKKSLEDFLKH, from the coding sequence ATGAAAAGAATTTTAAGATACATTATTGCCGTTATTTTCATTGCATCTGGTTTTGTGAAAGCGATAGATGTAAAAGGTTTTTCTTTTAAACTCGAAGAATATTTTTCGCCAGACGTTTTTAATTTGACTTTTTTACAGAATTTCACTTTAGAAATTGCAATTTTTGTAGTCACATTAGAGTTGATTTTAGGATTAATGCTTTTGTTGAAAATGAAGCTAAAATGCACGCTCATTTCGTTAATTGCATTGTGCGTTTTCTTTGCATTTCTCACATTTTATTCAGCGTATTATAACAAAGTTACAGACTGCGGTTGTTTTGGAGATGCCATCAAATTCACACCTTGGCAGAGTTTCTGGAAAGACATGGCGCTGCTTTTTGGTTTAATTATTCTTTGGTTTTTAAATAAAAAATCAGACACATTAAATAATGAAAAAGGATTTCTAAAAATGCCATTTCTTGGAATTGGAATTTTAATTTCTGCGTACGTTATTTATTACGGAATTGTACACGAACCTTTGATTGATTTCAGAGATTATAAATTTGGAACTGACTTAAATGTAGAAAAACAAAAAATATCGGCCAATCCTTCGGAATACAAAACTTCTTACACGCTGAAAAACGCCAAAACTAGCGAGGAAAAAGTGGTAGGACAAGATGATTTCATCAATCAAAAAGAATATTGGGAAGAAGGAACACCATGGCAAATTCAGAAAGGTAAAGAAGTTTCTGTTTTAGTAAAACAAGGTTATCAGTCTTCTATTGATAAATTTAAATTAGAAGACGAAAACGGAAATGATATCACTGACCAAATTATACGTTCACCGAAAGTGTATTTGATTTTCTCTTATAAACCAAAGGAAATTTCTTACGGAGCACATCCATCAGAAGAAATTCAAGAAAAACTAGAATTGGTGGCTGGAAAATCTCCAATTTATGAAATCTCAACAGAAAAATCAGATTTATTAGGTTTTCAACATTTAACAATGGACGGAACTGCTATCAAAACTATTGCAAGAAGCAATCCTTTTGTTTTGGTCTTAGAAAACGGTAAAATTGTAGAAAAGAAAAGTCTGGAAGATTTTTTAAAACATTAA
- a CDS encoding TerB family tellurite resistance protein, producing the protein MRKTNKSIAGYHLLMILSAVDYKFHVGEEKVIREYLEEEFPFHVNLDNELEVISALQPSDWKDHFEFQAHCFLDDSTEKEREEFKQFAKRLIKADTNVSDREHDFYSLMKTIWKM; encoded by the coding sequence ATGAGAAAAACCAACAAATCCATCGCAGGATATCATTTATTGATGATTCTTTCGGCTGTAGATTATAAATTTCATGTAGGCGAAGAAAAAGTCATCAGAGAATACTTAGAAGAAGAATTTCCGTTCCATGTGAATTTGGATAACGAGTTAGAAGTGATTTCTGCACTTCAACCTAGCGATTGGAAAGACCATTTTGAGTTTCAGGCACATTGTTTCCTTGACGATTCTACCGAAAAAGAACGCGAAGAATTTAAACAATTTGCAAAAAGACTCATCAAAGCAGATACCAACGTTTCAGACAGAGAGCATGACTTCTACTCTTTGATGAAAACCATTTGGAAAATGTAA
- the prmA gene encoding 50S ribosomal protein L11 methyltransferase: protein MQNYTEFNFKIQPLEPWNEILMAELIEIGFDSFTEELEGILAYIPTDLVNEENFKTLEIFNNENVKISYTFQEMPNINWNEEWEKNFSPINVEDKVLIRAEFHEPNPAMEEIIIQPKMSFGTGHHPTTHLMIQQMLEMDFKDKKVLDMGCGTSVLAIYAKMKGAKDVLAIDIDEWSVENSKENAERNNVELRIELGTAENLGKEKFDIILANINRNILISDIPTYVKDLNEGSELLLSGLCFFDVDDILEVCTEQGLKLKNKQQREEWCSLLLEK, encoded by the coding sequence ATGCAAAACTATACAGAATTCAACTTCAAAATACAACCACTTGAACCTTGGAACGAAATCTTAATGGCAGAACTTATTGAAATAGGTTTTGACAGTTTCACGGAAGAACTAGAAGGAATTTTAGCATACATTCCAACGGATTTGGTGAATGAAGAGAATTTCAAAACCCTAGAAATTTTCAATAATGAAAATGTAAAAATTTCTTACACTTTCCAAGAAATGCCGAACATCAACTGGAACGAAGAATGGGAAAAAAACTTCTCTCCGATTAATGTAGAGGATAAGGTTTTAATTCGTGCAGAATTTCACGAACCAAATCCTGCGATGGAAGAAATCATTATTCAGCCGAAAATGTCTTTCGGAACGGGACATCACCCAACTACGCATCTCATGATTCAGCAAATGCTGGAAATGGATTTCAAAGACAAAAAAGTTTTGGATATGGGTTGTGGAACTTCCGTTCTTGCAATTTATGCCAAAATGAAAGGCGCAAAAGATGTTCTGGCGATTGATATTGATGAATGGTCAGTTGAAAATTCTAAAGAAAACGCTGAGAGAAACAACGTAGAACTCAGAATAGAACTGGGAACTGCCGAAAATTTAGGAAAAGAAAAATTTGACATTATCTTAGCAAATATCAACAGAAATATCTTGATTTCAGACATCCCAACTTACGTAAAAGACCTGAACGAAGGCAGCGAACTATTGCTTTCTGGCTTATGTTTCTTTGATGTAGATGATATTCTAGAAGTTTGTACAGAACAAGGTCTTAAACTCAAAAACAAACAACAGCGCGAAGAATGGTGCAGCTTGCTTTTGGAAAAATAA
- the tpiA gene encoding triose-phosphate isomerase, which yields MRKNIVAGNWKMNKNVIDAQQLMAQLLDYKKANATNCEVWIAPPSLYLMMARDIFENNEVGVFSQDMSEYESGAYTGEISADMLQSIEADGSIIGHSERRQYHGETDSHCNRKVKLALDKGLTPIYCNGETLEQRKAGQHLEVVKNQTETALFTLSAEEIKKVVIAYEPVWAIGTGETASPEQAQEIHAHIRSLIAAKYGQEVADEISILYGGSVKPDNAKEIFSQPDIDGGLIGGAALKLEDFSKIIEGFN from the coding sequence ATGAGAAAAAACATTGTAGCAGGAAACTGGAAAATGAACAAAAATGTAATTGATGCTCAGCAATTAATGGCTCAATTATTAGATTATAAAAAAGCTAATGCCACCAATTGCGAAGTGTGGATTGCGCCGCCTTCATTGTATTTAATGATGGCAAGAGATATTTTCGAAAATAACGAAGTTGGTGTTTTTTCACAAGACATGAGCGAATACGAAAGTGGCGCTTACACAGGTGAAATTTCTGCAGATATGTTACAATCTATCGAAGCAGACGGTTCTATCATTGGTCACAGCGAAAGAAGACAATACCATGGTGAAACCGATTCTCACTGCAACAGAAAAGTGAAATTGGCTTTAGATAAAGGTTTAACTCCTATTTATTGCAACGGAGAAACTTTGGAACAAAGAAAAGCTGGTCAACATCTTGAAGTGGTGAAAAACCAAACAGAAACTGCTCTTTTCACTCTTTCTGCTGAAGAAATTAAAAAAGTGGTAATCGCTTACGAACCAGTTTGGGCAATCGGAACTGGTGAAACTGCTTCTCCAGAACAAGCGCAAGAAATTCACGCGCACATAAGAAGTCTTATCGCTGCTAAATACGGACAAGAAGTAGCTGATGAAATCTCTATTCTTTACGGAGGTTCTGTAAAACCAGACAATGCTAAGGAAATTTTCTCTCAACCAGATATTGACGGTGGTTTAATTGGTGGAGCTGCTTTAAAATTAGAAGATTTTTCTAAAATTATTGAAGGATTTAACTAG